In Oryza brachyantha chromosome 1, ObraRS2, whole genome shotgun sequence, the following are encoded in one genomic region:
- the LOC102718877 gene encoding serine carboxypeptidase-like 50: MVTVPHGHHMASLLSRAAGAVSLLAVVLTATTSTSPAAALFPEEARPTRSGYLSITSTNSLYYAFYEATDPVTTPAASAVPLLVWLQGGPGSSSLIGNFAELGPYLLLDSDTSLSCNPNRWNRRFGVIFIDNPLGVGFSVAASDADIPTDEPTIADHLLAALQSFMALDPAFRARPLFLTGESYAGKYIPAAASRILGANSKLPSNRRVNLQGVAIGNGMTHPVAQVTVHADQAYFAGLINAAQKAEVEEMQTRAVSLVKSNKYVAARRERGKIIDFLENVTGVATAFNYARGQPHPTQPLRDFLNTGEAKAALGARSDVQWARRSEAVSRALAKDVMKSAIGDVEAVLASNGTRVLLFQGVFDLHSGPASVEAWVGELAWPGLGAFLAAERAVWRLGDGQLAGYVQRSGALANAVIVGAGHMAPGDNRPAAQAMIEGWVLQTGPFGEAAVRDNVVNES, translated from the coding sequence ATGGTCACAGTTCCGCACGGCCACCACATGGCGTCTCTTCtttcccgcgccgccggcgccgtctccctcctcgccgtcgtcctgaCTGCCACCACGTCCACCTCCCCTGCGGCCGCTCTGTTCCCGGAGGAGGCGCGCCCGACGAGGTCAGGGTACCTGAGCATCACGTCCACCAACTCGCTCTACTACGCCTTCTACGAGGCCACCGACCCGGTCAccacgccggccgcctccgccgtgccGCTCCTCGTTTGGCTCCAGGGCGGGCCCGGGAGCTCCTCCCTCATCGGCAACTTCGCCGAGCTCGGTCCCTATCTCCTCCTCGACTCCGacacctccctctcctgtaACCCCAACCGATGGAACCGCCGGTTCGGCGTGATCTTCATCGACAACCCGCTCGGCGTCGGCTTCAGCGTGGCCGCCTCCGACGCCGACATCCCGACCGACGAACCCACCATCGCCGACCACCTCCTCGCGGCTCTTCAGTCGTTCATGGCGCTCGATCCCGCGTTCCGCGCGCGACCGCTGTTCCTCACAGGGGAGAGCTACGCCGGCAAGTACATCCCCGCGGCTGCGTCGCGCATCCTCGGCGCCAACTCCAAGCTCCCGAGCAACCGTCGGGTGAACCTGCAGGGCGTCGCCATCGGCAACGGCATGACGCATCCGGTGGCGCAGGTGACCGTACACGCCGACCAGGCCTACTTCGCCGGGCTGATCAACGCCGCGCAGAAGGCCGAGGTCGAGGAAATGCAGACCAGGGCAGTGAGCCTGGTGAAATCCAATAAGTACgtcgcggcgaggagggagaggggcaaGATCATAGACTTCCTCGAGAACGTCACCGGCGTCGCGACAGCCTTCAACTACGCGCGAGGGCAGCCGCACCCGACGCAGCCGCTCCGGGACTTCCTCAACACCGgcgaggcgaaggcggcgCTCGGCGCGAGGAGCGACGTGCAGTGGGCGCGCCGCAGCGAGGCCGTGTCCCGGGCGCTCGCCAAGGACGTCATGAAGAGCGCCATCGGCGACGTTGAGGCCGTCCTGGCGTCGAACGGCACCCGGGTGCTGCTGTTCCAGGGCGTGTTCGACCTGCACAGCGGGCCGGCGTCCGTGGAGGCGTGGGTGGGGGAGCTGGCGTGGCCTGGCCTGGGCGCGTTCCTCGCCGCGGAGCGCGCCGTGTGGCGTCTCGGGGACGGGCAGCTCGCTGGGTACGTGCAGAGGTCGGGGGCGCTCGCGAACGCGGTCATCGTCGGGGCCGGGCACATGGCGCCCGGCGACAACCGGCCGGCCGCTCAGGCGATGATCGAGGGATGGGTGTTGCAGACGGGGCCGTTCGGCGAAGCGGCAGTGCGGGACAACGTAGTCAACGAGTCCTGA